A stretch of Methanosphaera cuniculi DNA encodes these proteins:
- a CDS encoding flavodoxin family protein yields MKIVGINASPREESNTRMALQTALEEAERKGADVQIFDTNKMKITPCQGYNACKANGGKCVIDDEMQDIYDAINEADGVILATPIYWYSVAAQLKLVIDRMYSYYMTPAADQLKGKKIAMITSQGAPGEEAFADARTVVLKGFEAIGFEIVDDEGFTENNQPAAIANKDDDIKRAVALGDKMVE; encoded by the coding sequence ATGAAAATAGTAGGAATTAACGCAAGTCCACGTGAAGAAAGTAACACACGTATGGCATTACAAACAGCTTTAGAAGAAGCAGAAAGAAAAGGTGCAGATGTACAAATCTTTGATACAAACAAAATGAAGATTACACCATGTCAAGGATATAACGCATGTAAAGCTAATGGAGGAAAATGTGTAATAGATGATGAAATGCAAGACATCTATGATGCAATTAACGAAGCGGATGGAGTAATACTAGCAACACCAATTTACTGGTATAGTGTAGCAGCACAACTTAAACTTGTAATTGACAGAATGTATTCATACTACATGACACCAGCAGCAGATCAACTTAAAGGTAAAAAAATAGCTATGATCACATCACAAGGAGCACCTGGAGAAGAAGCATTTGCAGATGCACGTACAGTTGTACTTAAAGGATTTGAAGCAATTGGATTTGAAATTGTTGATGATGAAGGATTCACAGAAAACAATCAACCAGCAGCAATTGCAAATAAAGATGATGACATCAAACGTGCAGTAGCTCTTGGAGATAAAATGGTGGAATAA